The following are encoded together in the Solenopsis invicta isolate M01_SB chromosome 14, UNIL_Sinv_3.0, whole genome shotgun sequence genome:
- the LOC105207675 gene encoding protein crumbs isoform X2 has protein sequence MRTRHVVAVLATLLAISQEAPQNPRHQNYVEHPREAYFNGSAFLKLNSFVSVHRHSSLSFRTCDPGLLFLQKYNANSISLEVTPEGLLFVAVVDEQRYRARLNARLLNNVWHSVNLLFRLGNLTLNAAGHTQMVANATYNSAILTLPDYEVNSSLIVGEGFRGCILQGPGILFNNSVNNGAVFGPCPLDTKGCGTSGLGGGTGAPTVTVPAVDFCHHEPCMMHGKCVSRQDRYECHCYARYSGNNCQIDNGSPCQNAPCRNGGTCNEDTRGDFSCNCKPGFTGSFCESQLGVRLCEQNPCRNDGICMALTDNEYKCQCQAGWTGKNCETNINECASNPCKNGGICIDGINNYTCRCDRTGYEGVNCDVDIDECQANPCLNNGVCYDYYGAYICHCPTGFEGQNCELNLNECLSEPCANGGECVDDVGTYHCNCLPGFTGRHCELRGLCENAACPPNSICVEDAHGPQCVCNPGFMGNPPNCTVNYCASNPCANGGTCTSRRDGYNCTCSLEWRGKNCQIDVDECLSQPCQNGGICIDRVNGYTCNCTRNFVGDNCEQEYDACVINPCQNNGTCTLMPRSKKEFVCECPHGFEGKVCDVNINDCIGVECPDDKVCVDGVAGYECKCRKGYRDPNCTLIVDHCAPMPCNNNSTCIDLGEDGFECKCTEGFQGQHCELDVNECELRGNSLCNNGICINTEGGYDCFCRPGFSGDHCDINIDECLCGPCKNNATCLDGINMFQCLCQPGYTGKTCEIDVNECDSNPCHNGAQCVNGIASYTCVCPAGFLGMNCEINIDECESSPCMNQGKCNDDVNGYTCDCSDTGFEGPHCENNIDECLSQPCVNGGLCVDDIKSYKCQCYAGYIGKNCEVDVNECESSPCQYNGTCLERSNKNLYKSEALNLPAIFTQEFNYANASGYECLCVQGVTGKNCEVNINECDSNPCGPGTCMDRIGGYTCECDEGYEGDHCQHEIDECKRYNPCEHGVCTDGKADYFCNCEPEYGGKNCSVKLMGCQGNACQNGGTCWPYLVDETVHKFNCTCPNGYHGEVCDYVTTMSLSGSSYVLVNTTRDEGYDIQFRFRTTLPNGLLAIGRGVTIYILQLVNGKLNIHSSILNKWDGVFVGSGLNDSNWQKAFVAINATHLVLSANEEQTIYPISPNEGSNSSNHTSFPTTFVGGSHISSLSFLRRLSRLPSFTFFIGCMEDVVINGEWVYSGTTSKTVYMEDVEPGCPRDAQCSPNPCKNGGHCTDRWRDFHCKCERPYLGHKCQYNMTAATFGYENITNGYVTVRVSDATRRTVSSVVDISMFIRTWESYGDIFYLGTELDSQIEQKPQEKTYIAAQLEGGELLVRIQFNGTEAYTVGGVKLNDGNNHLIQVVRNVTLVQVKINGTEYFRKTISATGDLNVTVLYLGGLPQASRYIRQVDSRQMEVQQTPQINFKGIIQDVQISNGTRTMYVEFFPLKAQDIPALVQFGNVSFDSEKVLEGVVSDDVCVSNPCNHNGTCHITWNDFWCQCPRGYTGKTCQEMEFCQLQDCPAGSRCQNLDDGYECIANATFDGVSTVFTYTYGRATDAASDLPLDTIEITYRSNTGGTLLHMASHMGDQHFTVSVFRDTVTVSWRFDLKENQDIVSFGKNQPDGNWTSLLIRLNNNSVECGYTNPGEEQPHVSPNFSFQLWYNLLVSGTVTLGGLSSNALSDRHTYLTVGSRQEKRNGQIVGNSVDYNEHRLTTAMPPHSMMSGEPFKGCLGEVRIGSMLLHYFTYEEVYQNANFTPLEFLELQGNANATHRDSIGCQLCFDTDCKNDGYCFDKGNSYVCECPAGYAEDDCSFNIDECVDNKCQNGASCHDGIANYTCECKNGWQGWLCDSDINECVTLSPCQHEGVCVNLPGLFRCECPDRFTGELCESFRLITCENEPCKNGATCVDASNPKTGDNFTCNCMPGYVGPICDTPYCIERKCQNGGRCDFPPLYINQIENNKAPRCACPLGYSGMYCEINIDDCAPDSEGDVPCKNDGKCFDGVNKFMCDCQGTGYTGVDCSYDVNECKELNVDCGHGTCENLPGFYRCICDKGYCGSNCGMENPCQEGFCHNGGTCECADDGGYVCRCSPGYTGQNCTEPEQNYLGNQALDIAVIVGPIVGFLLLIATVSLIALFMMARKKRATRGTYSPSAQEFSNPRVEMDNVMKPPPEERLI, from the exons TTCTGGCCACTCTGTTGGCTATCTCTCAGGAAGCCCCCCAGAATCCCAGGCATCAAAACTACGTGGAGCATCCTCGCGAAGCCTACTTCAACGGTTCGGCGTTCCTGAAATTGAACTCCTTTGTATCGGTGCACCGTCACAGTAGCCTCAGCTTTCGCACGTGCGATCCTGGTCTCCTATTCCTACAAAAGTACAATGCTAATTCGATCAGTCTCGAGGTGACGCCCGAGGGACTGCTCTTCGTGGCTGTGGTCGATGAGCAGAGGTATCGAGCCAGGCTAAACGCCAGGTTGCTTAACAACGTCTGGCATAGCGTCAACTTGCTCTTTAGGCTCGGCAATCTCACCCTAAATGCCGCAGGACACACTCAG aTGGTCGCGAATGCGACTTACAATTCCGCCATTCTAACGCTTCCCGACTACGAGGTGAACAGTTCGCTCATAGTCGGCGAAGGGTTCAGAGGTTGCATCCTGCAAGGCCCTGGGATTCTCTTCAACAACAGCGTCAATAACGGGGCCGTTTTCGGACCCTGTCCGTTGGATACCAAAGGAT GTGGAACGAGCGGTCTCGGAGGTGGCACTGGGGCACCCACCGTCACAGTCCCCGCTGTGGATTTCTGCCACCACGAGCCATGCATGATGCATGGTAAATGCGTGTCGCGGCAGGATCGCTACGAGTGCCACTGTTACGCCCGATACTCCGGCAACAACTGCCAGATTGATAATG GCTCACCCTGTCAGAATGCGCCCTGCCGCAACGGTGGCACTTGCAACGAAGATACGCGCGGTGATTTTAGTTGCAACTGTAAGCCTGGTTTTACCGGCAGTTTTTGTGAATCTCAACTGGGAGTACGATTGTGCGAGCAGAATCCGTGTAGAAACGATGGTATTTGTATGGCGCTAACAGATAACGAGTACAAGTGCCAGTGTCAGGCTGGCTGGACCGGGAAGAACTGTGAAACTAATATTAACGAATGCGCTTCGAATCCGTGCAAGAACGGTGGCATCTGCATCGATGGGATCAATAATTATACTTGCAGATGCGACAGGACCGG CTACGAAGGCGTCAATTGCGACGTGGACATCGATGAGTGTCAAGCGAACCCGTGCCTGAACAACGGTGTATGCTATGATTATTACGGTGCCTACATATGCCATTGTCCGACGGGCTTCGAGGGTCAGAATTGCGAGCTCAATCTGAACGAATGCTTGTCCGAACCCTGCGCAAATGGCGGCGAATGCGTCGACGATGTGGGCACTTACCACTGTAACTGCCTCCCAGGTTTCACGGGTCGTCATTGCGAACTGAGAGGTCTCTGCGAGAATGCAGCTTGTCCACCTAACAGCATCTGCGTGGAGGACGCCCATGGGCCTCAATGTGTCTGCAATCCCGGTTTTATGGGTAATCCGCCTAATTGCACAGTCAACTATTGCGCCAGCAACCCCTGCGCCAACGGTGGCACTTGTACTAGCCGCAGAGATGGTTATAATTGCACCTGCTCGCTTGAATGGAGAG GAAAGAATTGCCAGATCGACGTAGACGAATGCCTGTCACAGCCATGCCAGAATGGCGGTATCTGCATTGATCGTGTTAACGGATACACCTGCAACTGCACCAGAAACTTCGTAGGCGATAATTGCGAACAGGAATACGATGCGTGCGTCATAAATCCTTGCCAGAACAATGGTACATGTACGCTGATGCCAAGATCGAAGAAAGAATTTGTTTGTGAATGTCCGCACGGTTTTGAGGGCAAG GTGTGCGACGTGAATATCAACGATTGCATAGGTGTAGAATGCCCGGATGACAAAGTTTGCGTTGATGGTGTCGCTGGTTACGAATGTAAATGTCGCAAGGGCTACAGAGACCCCAATTGCACGTTGATTGTAGATCACTGTGCGCCAATGCCATGTAATAACAACAGCACGTGCATCGATCTCGGTGAGGACGGGTTTGAATGCAAGTGCACTGAAGGCTTTCAAG GTCAGCATTGCGAACTCGATGTGAACGAGTGCGAGTTGCGCGGAAATTCTCTGTGCAACAACGGGATCTGCATCAATACTGAGGGCGGCTACGATTGCTTCTGCCGGCCAGGTTTCTCTGGCGATCATTGTGACATTAACATCGATGAGTGCCTGTGCGGCCCGTGCAAGAATAATGCTACGTGTCTTGATGGCATCAACATGTTTCAGTGCTTGTGTCAACCCGGTTACACTGGCAAGACCTGCGAGATAGACGTGAACGAGTGCGACAGCAACCCGTGTCACAACGGAGCGCAATGTGTAAACGGTATAGCGTCGTACACGTGCGTGTGCCCGGCGGGTTTCCTCGGTATGAATTGCGAGATCAACATCGATGAATGCGAATCGTCACCCTGTATGAATCAAGGAAAGTGCAATGATGACGTAAATGGTTACACCTGCGACTGCAGCGATACCGGTTTCGAG GGTCCACATTGCGAGAATAATATAGACGAATGTTTGTCACAACCGTGTGTAAATGGCGGACTGTGCGTGGACGACATTAAGAGTTATAAATGCCAATGCTATGCCGGCTACATCGGTAAGAATTGCGAAGTGGACGTGAACGAGTGCGAAAGCTCGCCCTGTCAGTACAATGGCACTTGCCTTGAGCGgtcaaataaaaatctttacaagAGCGAGGCCTTAAACTTACCTGCGATCTTCACTCAGGAGTTCAATTATGCCAATGCCAGCGG GTATGAGTGCCTCTGCGTGCAAGGTGTCACCGGCAAGAATTGCGAGGTGAACATTAATGAGTGCGACAGCAATCCCTGCGGTCCAGGTACCTGCATGGATCGTATCGGTGGCTACACCTGCGAGTGTGACGAGGGCTACGAGGGAGATCACTGCCAGCACGAGATTGACGAATGCAAGAGATACAATCCCTGCGAGCATGGAGTGTGCACCGACGGTAAAGCCGACTATTTTTGCAACTGCGAGCCAGAGTACGGTGGCAAAAATTGTTCGGTAAAACTAATGGGCTGTCAGGGCAATGCCTGTCAAAACGGCGGCACTTGCTGGCCCTACCTAGTTGATGAGACCGTCCACAAGTTTAATTGCACCTGTCCCAACGGCTATCACGGCGAAGTCTGCGATTAC GTGACAACGATGTCTCTGAGCGGCAGCTCGTACGTCCTGGTGAACACCACACGTGACGAAGGCTACGATATCCAATTTCGCTTCAGGACTACCTTGCCAAATGGTCTCCTAGCGATCGGTAGGGGTGTGACCATTTATATTCTTCAGCTGGTGAACGGTAAACTCAATATACACTCTAGTATATTGAACAAATGGGATGGAGTCTTCGTCGGTAGTGGACTTAACGACTCCAACTGGCAGAAGGCCTTTGTGGCGATCAACGCGACTCATCTCGTTCTTTCGGCCAACGAGGAACAGACTATCTATCCCATCAGTCCCAACGAAGGTTCCAATTCATCGAATCATACGTCCTTCCCCACGACTTTTGTAGGCGGAAGTCACATAAGCTCTTTAAGCTTCCTAAGAAGATTATCTCGCTTACCTTCGTTTACCTTTTTTATCGGCTGCATGGAAGACGTCGTCATCAACGGCGAATGG GTCTACTCTGGCACCACGTCGAAAACCGTGTACATGGAAGATGTGGAACCGGGCTGTCCCCGCGATGCTCAATGTTCACCGAATCCTTGTAAGAACGGCGGCCATTGTACTGATCGTTGGCGCGACTTCCACTGCAAATGCGAACGTCCTTATCTCGGTCACAAATGTCAGTACAATATGACAGCCGCCACCTTCGGCTACGAGAATATCACGAATGGTTACGTGACCGTGAGGGTCAGCGACGCGACCAGACGTACCGTCAGCTCGGTCGTCGATATTTCCATGTTTATTCGCACGTGGGAAAGCTATGGTGATATCTTCTATCTTGGCACGGAACTGGATTCTCAGATCGAACAGAAGCCACAAGAGAAGACCTACATAGCGGCGCAGTTAGAGGGCGGTGAACTGCTTGTCAGGATTCAATTTAACGGCACGGAGGCCTATACCGTCGGCGGCGTGAAGCTCAACGATGGAAATAACCATCTGATCCAGGTGGTGCGAAACGTTACTCTCGTCCAAGTGAAGATCAATGGCACTGAATATTTCCGGAAAACCATCAGTGCCACCGGAGACCTAAACGTGACCGTTCTTTATCTGGGAGGATTACCGCAAGCATCGCGATACATCCGTCAAGTCGATAGTAGGCAGATGGAAGTGCAGCAAACACCGCAGATCAATTTCAAGGGTATTATCCAAGATGTGCAGATATCAAACGGCACGAGAACTATGTATGTGGAATTTTTCCCACTAAAG gcTCAAGACATTCCTGCACTTGTTCAATTCGGCAATGTCTCCTTCGACTCTGAAAAGGTCCTCGAAGGCGTGGTATCGGACGACGTATGCGTGAGCAACCCATGCAATCACAATGGCACGTGTCACATAACGTGGAACGACTTCTGGTGTCAGTGCCCACGCGGTTACACTGGTAAGACCTGTCAGGAAATGGAATTCTGTCAGTTGCAAGACTGCCCGGCGGGTTCACGCTGCCAGAATCTTGACGATGGCTACGAGTGCATTGCTAATGCGACCTTCGATGGTGTTTCTACTGTCTTCACGTACACGTACGGTCGTGCTACGGATGCCGCCAGTGACTTACCACTCGACACCATCGAAATCACCTATCGATCCAATACTGGAGGCACGTTGCTTCACATGGCATCCCACATGGGTGACCAACATTTCACCGTGTCCGTCTTCAGAGACACCGTCACTGTTTCCTGGCGATTCGATTTAAAAGAGAACCAGGATATCGTCTCCTTTGGTAAGAATCAACCGGATGGAAACTGGACTTCACTACTTATAAGACTGAACAATAATTCCGTGGAGTGCGGTTACACCAATCCCGGTGAAGAGCAGCCTCATGTGAGTCCCAACTTCAGCTTCCAACTGTGGTACAATCTATTAGTGTCAGGAACTGTCACCCTCGGTGGACTTTCCTCCAATGCCTTATCCGATAGGCATACGTATCTTACTGTTGGATCCAGACAAGAGAAGAGAAACGGGCAAATTGTGGGCAACAGCGTGGATTACAATGAGCACAGGTTGACGACCGCTATGCCTCCGCACAGTATGATGTCTG GTGAACCGTTTAAGGGCTGCCTCGGCGAAGTGCGTATCGGCAGCATGTTGCTGCACTATTTTACGTACGAAGAGGTTTATCAGAATGCAAACTTTACCCCGCTGGAGTTCCTGGAATTGCAGGGTAACGCTAACGCCACTCATCGCGACAGCATTGGTTGCCAGCTGTGCTTCGACACAGACTGCAAAAACGATGGTTATTGCTTCGATAAGGGCAACAGCTACGTATGCGAATGCCCGGCGGGTTACGCCGAGGACGACTGTTCTTTTAACATCGACGAGTGCGTCGACAACAAGTGCCAAAATGGCGCGTCTTGCCATGACGGTATCGCCAATTATACTTGCGAGTGCAAGAACGGCTGGCAGGGATGGCT ATGCGATAGTGACATCAACGAGTGCGTAACGTTGAGCCCGTGTCAGCACGAAGGCGTATGCGTGAATCTGCCAGGCTTGTTCAGGTGCGAGTGCCCTGATCGATTCACCGGCGAATTGTGCGAAAGCTTCCGGCTGATCACTTGCGAGAACGAACCATGCAAGAACGGTGCGACCTGTGTGGATGCGTCGAATCCAAAGACAGGTGACAACTTCACCTGCAATTGCATGCCAGGCTACGTTGGCCCGATTTGTGACACGCCCTATTGTATCGAGAGAAAGTGTCAAAATGGGGGCAGATGTGACTTTCCTCCTTTGTATATAAATCAG atagaaaataataaagcgCCGAGATGCGCTTGCCCTCTCGGTTACTCCGGCATGTACTGCGAGATCAACATTGATGACTGCGCACCAGATTCTGAGGGCGATGTACCCTGCAAAAACGATGGCAAATGTTTCGACGGAGTGAACAAGTTCATGTGTGACTGTCAAGGCACTGGATATACCGGAGTTGATTGTTCGTACGACGTGAATGAGTGTAAAGAGTTGAATGTAGATTGCGGGCACGGTACTTGCGAGAATCTACCTGGTTTCTATCGGTGCATCTGCGACAAGGGGTATTGCGGCAGTAATTGCGGCATGGAGAATCCCTGTCAGGAG GGTTTCTGCCACAACGGTGGTACATGTGAATGCGCTGATGATGGCGGATACGTATGCCGATGCTCTCCTGGCTACACAGGACAAAATTGTACAGAg ccGGAACAGAACTATTTAGGTAACCAAGCCCTCGACATAGCGGTAATCGTAGGTCCGATCGTAGGCTTTCTCCTCCTGATTGCCACTGTATCCCTTATAGCGCTCTTTATGATGGCAAGAAAGAAACGTGCAACACGTGGCACATACAGTCCGAGTGCTCAGGAATTCAGTAATCCGAGAGTGGAGATGGATAATGTGATGAAGCCTCCACCGGAAGAGAGATTGATCTAA